The Pogona vitticeps strain Pit_001003342236 chromosome 6, PviZW2.1, whole genome shotgun sequence genome contains a region encoding:
- the LOC110091049 gene encoding olfactory receptor 10C1-like, producing MGNETTVNWFILLGFSNVTSYTLLLFAVFLCIYIATVLGNVTIIAIINVDDALHIPMYFFLLNLSFLEIGYTSVTIPKLLENILALDKTISLRACAAQMYFFLFFGATECCLLAVMAYDRYIAICNPLRYPIVMRKRTCIQLAALSWVCGCLVALGHTTFIFRLPFCDSNVINHFFCEIQPVLKLVCGNTYWNEIQIIVAAAFVILMPFMLILLSYIHIISTILKMQSTKSRQKAFSTCSSHLAAVSVFYGTAIFIYIRPKSSYSLNVDKFFSLFYSVITPIFNPIIYSLRNKEVKGALRKTVSKIIPSKI from the coding sequence ATGGGGAATGAGACGACAGTGAATTGGTTTATTCTACTGGGCTTCTCAAATGTGACCAGTTACACACTCCTTCTCTTCGCTGTGTTTCTGTGCATTTACATTGCCACTGTACTAGGCAATGTCACCATCATTGCCATCATTAATGTGGATGATGCCCTCCACATCCCTATGTACTTCTTCCTTCTGAACCTTTCTTTCCTGGAGATTGGCTACACCTCAGTCACAATTCCAAAACTTCTTGAGAACATCCTTGCTTTGGACAAAACCATCTCCTTACGTGCATGTGCTGCTCAaatgtatttctttctcttctttggtgCCACTGAGTGTTGTCTTCTGGCTGTCATGGCTTACGATCGCTACATAGCTATATGCAACCCACTGCGATACCCAATTGTCATGAGGAAAAGAACATGCATCCAGCTTGCTGCCTTGTCTTGGGTTTGTGGTTGCTTGGTGGCTTTGGGTCATACCACCTTCATCTTCAGACTGCCCTTCTGTGACTCCAATGTCATCAACCATTTCTTTTGTGAAATCCAGCCTGTGCTGAAACTGGTGTGTGGAAACACCTACTGGAATGAGATCCAGATTATTGTAGCTGCTGCCTTTGTAATCTTGATGCCCTTCATGCTGATCCTTCTGTCTTATATCCACATCATCAGTACCATCTTAAAGATGCAATCAACCAAGAGCCGCCAGAAAGCGTTCTCCACCTGTTCCTCACACCTTGCTGCTGTGTCCGTATTCTATGGGACAGCCATTTTTATATACATCCGCCCCAAATCCAGCTATTCTCTGAATGTGGacaaatttttctctctcttctactCAGTTATAACTCCAATATTTAATCCAATTATCTATAGTCTGAGAAACAAAGAAGTAAAGGGAGCTCTCAGAAAGACAGTTTCAAAGATAATTCCAtcaaaaatataa
- the LOC110091048 gene encoding olfactory receptor 5V1-like encodes MENQTTMEEFFLVGFTDNATVQILLFLIFLPIYLITLVGNILIMLTIRADAQLHNPMYFFLANLSFLDICYSSVTVPKMLDNLLASKKTISLNGCIAQIFFFIFMVGTEIFLLSAMAYDRYAAICNPLRYNTIISHRMCLQMVLGAWVSGFMDSLVNTLFLTGLHFCGPNNINHFSCELPLLLQLSCTNTFANEMVILTFSMTLGFVSLLLIIASYVRIISTILKIRSAEGRQKAFSTCASHLIVVLLFCGTAFIRYMRPASGYSDTLDKLVSIQYSILTPMLNPIIYSLKNKEVKAALKKLFQT; translated from the coding sequence ATGGAAAACCAGACAACTATGGAAGAATTTTTCCTGGTGGGATTTACTGATAATGCTACAGTCCAGATTCTCCTGTTCTTAATTTTCTTACCTATCTACCTCATTACCCTGGTAGGGAATATTTTAATTATGCTGACAATAAGGGCTGATGCTCAGCTACACAATCCAATGTATTTTTTCCTCGCTAACTTATCTTTCCTTGACATCTGCTATTCATCTGTAACAGTTCCAAAGATGCTTGACAACCTCCTAGCCTCAAAAAAGACAATCTCTCTTAATGGCTGCATTGCACAGatcttcttctttattttcatGGTTGGAACAGAGATCTTCTTACTCTCTGCAATGGCATATGACCGCTATGCGGCCATATGTAACCCACTGAGATATAACACCATTATTAGCCACCGAATGTGCCTCCAGATGGTGCTGGGTGCATGGGTATCAGGATTCATGGATTCCCTTGTTAACACTCTTTTTCTGACTGGCTTACACTTCTGTGGTCCCAACAACATCAACCATTTCAGCTGTGAGCTACCTTTGCTACTGCAGCTCTCTTGCACTAATACATTTGCCAACGAGATGGTGATTCTCACCTTCAGCATGACATTAGGGTTtgtctccctccttctcattatAGCTTCCTATGTTCGGATCATTAGCACCATTCTCAAGATACGTTCTGCAGAAGGAAGGCAGAAGGCATTCTCAACTTGTGCTTCTCATCTCATTGTGGTTCTTCTCTTCTGTGGAACAGCTTTCATTAGGTACATGCGACCTGCATCAGGGTATTCAGACACACTAGACAAGCTTGTGTCAATTCAATACAGCATCCTAACCCCCATGTTGAACCCCATTATATACAGCCTAAAAAACAAAGAAGTGAAGGCTGCTTTGAAGAAGCTGTTTCAAACATGA
- the LOC110091075 gene encoding olfactory receptor 5V1-like → MISNETVLTEFLLMGFSSLKELQLFLFLVFLVTYICTLVGNIFILTIASLDPQLHTPMYFFLGNLSFLDICYTTTNVPQMLVHLLSERKCITYAGCVIQLYFFISFVGTECILLAAMAYDRFVAICHPLNYTVIMRKTFCLQLAGVSWASGFLNSALHTYFTFRLPFCGVNQLNYFFCDIPPLLKLSCGDTSLNEIILLVVGVFIGWAPFICIVLSYAYIISTVLKIRSTEGRIKVFTTCSSHLTIVLLYYGSSIFTYVRPISTYSLEKDRLISVLYSIVTPMLNPLIYTLRNKDIKDALKKIFMWKMY, encoded by the coding sequence ATGATAAGTAATGAAACAGTTCTGACTGAATTTCTTCTCATGGGCTTTTCAAGTCTCAAAGAATTGCAGCTGTTCCTCTTCTTAGTTTTTCTTGTCACCTACATCTGTACACTGGTGGGTAACATTTTTATCCTCACCATTGCCTctctggatcctcagcttcaCACCCCTATGTACTTTTTTCTGGGGAACCTGTCTTTTCTAGACATTTGCTATACGACCACCAATGTCCCTCAGATGCTCGTACACCTCCTGTCAGAGAGGAAATGCATCACATATGCTGGCTGTGTAATTCAGCTCTATTTCTTCATCTCATTTGTGGGCACTGAGTGCATTCTTCTGGCTGCAATGGCTTATGACCGTTTTGTGGCTATATGCCATCCTTTGAATTACACAGTCATCATGAGGAAAACTTTTTGTCTCCAGTTGGCTGGTGTCAGCTGGGCAAGTGGTTTTCTCAATTCAGCTCTGCACACCTACTTTACTTTCCGGTTGCCATTCTGTGGAGTCAATCAGCTTAACTACTTCTTTTGTGATATCCCTCCCCTCCTAAAGCTTTCATGTGGAGATACCTCCCTCAATGAGATAATTCTGCTGGTTGTGGGAGTTTTCATAGGATGGGCTCCCTTCATTTGCATAGTACTCTCTTATGCGTACATCATCTCCACTGTACTGAAGATACGTTCCACTGAAGGGAGAATAAAAGTGTTCACCACCTGCAGCTCACACTTGACTATTGTCCTCTTGTATTATGGGAGTTCCATCTTCACTTATGTCCGGCCAATATCAACCTACTCACTGGAGAAAGACAGACTGATTTCCGTTCTCTACAGCATTGTTACTCCCATGTTAAATCCTTTGATCTATACCCTGAGAAACAAAGATATTAAGGATGCTCTGAAAAAAATATTCAtgtggaaaatgtattga